The genome window CACATAACCACATCTCGCACACATCCTTGACGTGTTTCTTGGGTCTACCTTCACCACCCTCCTACCAGCTCTTTCAGCCTTGTAGGAGAGGTGATGAAGGAAGAGGGAGAAGTTTGAGTGAAGAATATGCTTCCTAAGGGTCTTGCTTTTTGGTCTCTCTACCATTTGTTTGGTTTCCAGATCTTCAACGTAAATCTCGTCATATTGTTCCACTAGCCATGTGGTTATCTTGTGTATGTAATCGTTCATAACGTTCTTGGCGTGTTCGTGAAGTTTTGCGAGCTTAACCCTAACCTTCTCGTAGTTCTTAGAACCTTTCTTTTTCCTAGATAATATTCGTTGGATAAGACGTATTTTCTTCTCGATCTTGTCGAACACTTTTGGATTTTCTATAACAATACCATCTGATGTTGTAACTAGTTTCTCAACACCAACGTCAACACCTACTCTCCTACCGTTACTTGGTAATGGTTTCTTTTCAACTTCGGTTTGAAATACAGCATACCAGCCTGTGGCATTTTTCACTATAAGCACTCCCTTCACTCTCCCTTCTAAGGGTCTGTGAAAGAGTACCTTTACGAAACCTATCTTTGAGAGAATTAGCTTATCTCCCTCAACCTTGAAGCCAGATTGGTTGTAGTTTATGAACTTGAGGATCTTCTTATATCTAAGCTTACCGACTTTCTTTCCTTTCTTCTTGAGTTCGTGAAGTGCTCTAATATTATACCACAATACATTGTTTACCATTTGGAGGGCCTTTGAGTATACCAGTTCCTTTCCCTCCACTTTCAAGTCCTTGATCATTGCTTGGGTGTCACTTGGGGTTACATTCTTTCCCTCTCTTCTCGCTTTCGTAATAACGTCTAATAGCGCGTTGTAAACTTTTGCTTCAACTTGCATTACTCTGAGGAGTTTCTCCTCTACTTCTTTAGACGGGTAAATCTTGTACTTGAAGGATAGTTGTACTACGTTACTTTTTCCCTTGGCTCTCCACATAGTTCTCCTCTAACGTAACTTGTCCGCTAGTTGCAAGGAAGTAGGATGGGGACCATAGATGTCCCTTCCATAACTTGTGGAAATTTTCTCTGTATCTCCCTTGAGGTTATTGTCTTTATCGCATTTATGTACCTTGGTATGTTAAGGGTTGGCTTAGCCTTGAATAACATGTGGAAGTGATCCTTGTCAACGCTAATGTCTATAACTTCTACTTCGAATGTTTTGCTTATTTCAAGAATTGTTTCTTTCAAGAAATTTATGATCTCCTCATTGTCGAACACTTTCCTGCGGTACTTGACTACTTGGACATAGTGGTAGTAAAGCACGTAAACTGAATGTGCACTTCTGTCCAATCTTTTCCACATAGTTACATGTATTTTTCAAAAACTATAAAAATCTTTCTATAAGGGGGCTATCCATCCCTCCCTCGCGGAAGGTGACTTTCGCCCCCTTAACCCCCATAAAGTTAAAAGGAAAGAAATGACAGAAAGAAAGGAGGAAAAATAGTTTTAGGAGCTTACTTTAACTGTTATCTGGAACTTACTCCCGTATGCAGACGACTGTCCATCCGCATCCCATACTTTCACAATATAGGTACCAGCTGGTATGGGATGAGGCAATTGTAAGATTATTGTAGAGTTTTGTCCTAATGGAACCTCTATTCCTACTCCGTAGTTTCCTATCTTAATTGGTTCAGAAGGATGTAGTGGATATACATTCTTTATGCTATTTGGTGGTAATAGACCTAATTGTTGACCAGTCCATTGATATACTACTGTACCGTTGGGATACAAGAGTTGAACTAAAACTATGAAACCACCATAAGTGTCTGGACCAGCCGTTCTACTTACTTGCAGGAACAATGTACCGTTTTCGTATAATGTAGTACCTACCAAAGAATATGCTGGAGTTTTAGAATAGTTAGTTAAATGCCCAAGTCCTTGAAAGTTTATCTGATATAGTCCTAATGTGACTCCTGTAGTAAATAGTATCATAATAATTGCAACTAGTGTTGTAATCTTGCCATTCATCCTTCATCACCACAAGGGTATGTAATACTTGCCAATCCTTATTCCCTTTGACTTTTTAGCTAAGAGATAGTCAATTGAAAACCATCTGCTTCCAGTAAATACAAACATAAATGCAGCAGCTCCCTCAACTGCTGCTATTTGCCACTCATCAACACACGTTGAACCTAACCAACCTGCTGCTAAACCAATTCCCCAAGCTAAGCCCGCTAGTACTAATCCAGATAACCTAGTTAGCAATCCTAGTATCATGAAGAGTCCAAAAATAGCTTCTAATGCTGTAAATAGAATTATAAAATCGTAGAGGACGCTAGGGTTTAACAGAATGCTTTCTAGCATTCCTTTTATTGGAGACCAAGCATGAGGTAAAAATGTTATCAATTTTCCTCCTACATAGGCACTGCTGTTTGGATCAAGTTTCGCTGGAACGTTTATAGCTCTTCTAATAAAGGCTGAGAAGAACATGAATCCTAAGGTTATTCTAAGCATAGGAAGAAATTTTTGGGTCTGTTCTACTGTGACTTGTGCCATAATTTATCATCATAAACTATATCTCATAAGAAGTTTATAAAGTTACTTAACAATAAACATTATAAATTTATTTTTTAAGGTGAGATGGACTATACAAATTAACTTATCTAGCAAAATATTGAACTATCGTTTTATCTTTATGGAGTTAAAATGTGCTAAGCTAGACGAGGGTTGATAATTCTTTAGAAAACTCATGATAATAATTATTAAGTGTGTATATGAATGATCTAAAATACTATCAAGGTTTAAATGTGCTAAGATTAGTGCTATCCAATCTAATAATGATGAAGCAAGTATAATGAGCTTATTTGAATATTTCAGTACCTAGAGTTTTTATTCTTATTCAAAACTTCTTTAATTTAATTTAAGAACTATTTCAGTTCTTTCGGGGCTTTCGGATATTTATCCCATAGTTTAGGATCATGTGAAATTATTATATTTGTTCTAGGTAACTTCTGCATTGATTTAAGAAGTCTTATTCTTGTATAGTATTCTTCTGCATTACCTAATAACCAACCTTTACTTTCAAAACTAAGTTCTTCTGGCACATGTATGAAATCTCCAGTAAATATATAGTTATTATCATTTTGCGTTCTTACCTTTAGCAATATTGAACCAGGTGTATGTCCTCCAATCAAAAACAATTCAACTCCTGGGAGTATTTCTAGATAATCAGTGGACATGGGGACAATGTTCATTTCTCGTAAAATTTCCAAATCCCTCAGCAGGTAAGGAGCAGGTTTATTTAACCATACGTTTAGTAACGCGTACTCTAATTCCTTCTCGTGAACAATTATATCTGGTTTAGAATTTTTAAACAGCTCCAGACTTCCAGTGTGATCAAGATGCAAGTGAGAAAATATTATAAAGTGTATATCTTCTGGTTTATAACCTATTTTCTTCAGCTGATTTTCCATTTTATTTTCTTCTGAGAATAGTGTATTATTATTGCTTAGATGTCTGAAACATATCGTTAATCAGATCTATAAAATATGGAAGTTAACCGAGGTTAATAGACTAATGTTCCTAGTAGATTACGGTATGAAACCATTACCTTTAGTACAAGATATACTTGTTAACATTAGGGAGAAAGTAACTAAACTTCTTGAAGAGAAAGGCATAGAGCTTGACTTCATGACTTAGACCTAGACAATGATTTAGTACAAACCTCATAAACCCTAATTTTAGTTTCATCGCTAAGCAGTCTTCAACGAGTTCTGGACTTATCTCAGTTTTTTGCATGGGAAGATGAGAGGATCTATATAAGTGGTCGTGGCGATTGTAGCTAATTTTGTTGTTACTATATCGAATAAGATGACTACATCAAAATACTTCCAGTGAGATTAGTAGAAATATTTATATACTAGTAAATTAAGAAGTAGATGCATGGAAAGGGTTAAGGTTACCAGAAATTATCAGATAACAATACCTGCTTCAGTGAGGAGTAAGATTGGAATAAAGGAAGGAGATGTACTTGAGGTTTACCTAAATAATGACGAGATAGTTCTTAGGAAGGTTAGGAGTGAGAGACCTAGAATAAGGCTCGGGAAACGCCTTTCTTTAGAAGATATAGAGGAGGCAATAGAACGTGGAGAAAGCAGTGATCGATACTAACATAATAATTTATGACTACATTGAAGATTCCGAGTATCATAAGAGGGCTGAAGAGTTACTCGACAGTCTCGATAAGTGGATAATACCAGTAACGGTTGTCCACGAACTTGTATGGTTTCTAAAGGGTATGAAACTTGAGGATAAGATAGATGACTTGTTAGCTTACATTAGGAATGAAAAGGCTGAGGTTGTATGCGATTGTGCAGATAACGTAAGAAGTGCTATAGAAATAGTTAAGGAAGAAAAGCTTCCATTAGCAGACTATAAGGATATCGTTATACTGTCTCAT of Sulfolobus sp. E5-1-F contains these proteins:
- a CDS encoding TQO small subunit DoxA domain-containing protein encodes the protein MNGKITTLVAIIMILFTTGVTLGLYQINFQGLGHLTNYSKTPAYSLVGTTLYENGTLFLQVSRTAGPDTYGGFIVLVQLLYPNGTVVYQWTGQQLGLLPPNSIKNVYPLHPSEPIKIGNYGVGIEVPLGQNSTIILQLPHPIPAGTYIVKVWDADGQSSAYGSKFQITVKVSS
- a CDS encoding AbrB/MazE/SpoVT family DNA-binding domain-containing protein, whose amino-acid sequence is MERVKVTRNYQITIPASVRSKIGIKEGDVLEVYLNNDEIVLRKVRSERPRIRLGKRLSLEDIEEAIERGESSDRY
- a CDS encoding RNA-guided endonuclease InsQ/TnpB family protein, which translates into the protein MWRAKGKSNVVQLSFKYKIYPSKEVEEKLLRVMQVEAKVYNALLDVITKARREGKNVTPSDTQAMIKDLKVEGKELVYSKALQMVNNVLWYNIRALHELKKKGKKVGKLRYKKILKFINYNQSGFKVEGDKLILSKIGFVKVLFHRPLEGRVKGVLIVKNATGWYAVFQTEVEKKPLPSNGRRVGVDVGVEKLVTTSDGIVIENPKVFDKIEKKIRLIQRILSRKKKGSKNYEKVRVKLAKLHEHAKNVMNDYIHKITTWLVEQYDEIYVEDLETKQMVERPKSKTLRKHILHSNFSLFLHHLSYKAERAGRRVVKVDPRNTSRMCARCGYVRNDLTLADRTFVCPSCGWVADRDYNASLNILCAGSGLPLVPVDGKPLLYIPFSEGVYSKFPGRSRKSSS
- a CDS encoding MBL fold metallo-hydrolase yields the protein MENQLKKIGYKPEDIHFIIFSHLHLDHTGSLELFKNSKPDIIVHEKELEYALLNVWLNKPAPYLLRDLEILREMNIVPMSTDYLEILPGVELFLIGGHTPGSILLKVRTQNDNNYIFTGDFIHVPEELSFESKGWLLGNAEEYYTRIRLLKSMQKLPRTNIIISHDPKLWDKYPKAPKELK
- a CDS encoding DoxD domain-containing protein; translation: MAQVTVEQTQKFLPMLRITLGFMFFSAFIRRAINVPAKLDPNSSAYVGGKLITFLPHAWSPIKGMLESILLNPSVLYDFIILFTALEAIFGLFMILGLLTRLSGLVLAGLAWGIGLAAGWLGSTCVDEWQIAAVEGAAAFMFVFTGSRWFSIDYLLAKKSKGIRIGKYYIPLW
- a CDS encoding PIN domain-containing protein — translated: MEKAVIDTNIIIYDYIEDSEYHKRAEELLDSLDKWIIPVTVVHELVWFLKGMKLEDKIDDLLAYIRNEKAEVVCDCADNVRSAIEIVKEEKLPLADYKDIVILSHAIRERLPLITFDRKLSKIAERYGVTIIK